CCTCACCTCCCCCTCCGCCCGCTCAGCCGCAGCAGGGCGGGACCGCCCCCTGCCGCGAGCGCACCGACCGCCAGCAGCACGACCAGTACCCAGCGCACGATCCCGACCGGGGAGGCGGGGGTGGGACTCGACTGGGTGGCTTGCTGCTGCGCGATGGTCTTGGTGGGGACAGCCGCCTTCACCGGTCCCGGGCCGCCGGCCGGTGCGGCCGCCTTGTCCGGGGCGGCGGTCCCGGCGTCCGCCAGCGCGGATGTCCCGCTGTTGTCCGCTGTACCCCCGGAACCCGGCGCGTTGCCTGCCCCGCCGGCTGCCTGGTCCGGCGTGCCGACCGGCTTGCCTGCGAGGCCGGCGATCTTGGTCGCCGCGTCCCGCGCCTGCCGGCGCAGGTCATCCGGCAGCGGCACGTAACCGTCGGGCAGCTGACCGGGCTCGATACCCGGGGTCTGCCCATCGCCCACCGCGTAGCGGATGAAGTTCGCGTAGTCGGCGCCCGCCGCAGTGTCCAATGCGGACGGTGCAGTGGTGGCGTAGCTGAGGTTCGTCAGCGGGTAGGCCGCGGCGGCCGTCGAAGTCGGGTTCGGCACCTTCACCCCGTCGACGCCGCTGTCCTTCATGGCGGCGACACCGGCGAGCAGGGCATCGGCGGTCGGCGCGACATACGCACCCGAGGAGTTCCGCAGTTTCGCCATCGGCAGGCCGTAGCGCACCGCGGTGGCCGTGTCGGTAATCGCGATGAGGCGGCGAGCCCCCACCGGATCCCGGCTCACCGACGCGAGGTTCTTGGTGCCGTCCGGGTTCCGGAGGTTGGTCGGCTCCTTGCCGAGCGAGTCACCCCGGCTGGCCGCCCGCGCCGCGTCGTGCATGTCGTTGGCGAGCGGGTGCCGTTCGAGGGCGCAGGTCTCGGTCAGGTCGGCGCCAAAGCAGGAAAGATCCGACTTCGGGAACGTGGGCACCGGCAGGGTCATGCCCTTGTAGTGGGGGTTGACGGTCATACCCCACTTGTCCGGCTTGCCGTCGAGGAAGGCGCGCGCGTCCGGATCGGCGTTGATCCAGCTCCACAGCACTGCGGTCTGGTCGTAGTCCACAGTGGACACAAGAGCGTCGACGGTCGCGATCGTCTTGAGACTGTCCGCCAGGTCCCCGTTGGCCTCCCGGAAATCCGGGTCGAGGGTGAGACTGACCTGATTGTCCGCCAGGTAGTCCGCAGGCCCCGGCAACGCGCCCCGGTAGGACTGGGTGAGCAGCTTGGCCACCAGCCTGGGTGTCAGGTTCAGCTCCATGACCTGCTCGCCATCGCGCTGCCACACCGAAGGCGCCGCGCCGCTGCCCGAACCGCCGGACTGCCGCTCGATCATGAACGCGATGGACAGCCCGGAAAGCGCGACCGGCGCGTAGACCAGTGGCCGGGCGGCCTCACCGGGCGGCACGGGATCGGTGATGAAGTTGAGGCCGGGCTTGTCCGACTGCAGCACTCCCCGCGCCACCTGGTCGGGCAGCTGCGTGTAGCCGAAGACCTTCCCACTGCCGGCACACAGTTTCGGCTGCCAGCGCAGCACTGCCTCGGCCATGAACTCGTGCCCGGTCGTGGACCGCTCCGCGGCGCCGAGCGGGCAAGCCGAACCGACCGGCTGGAAGTCCAACCGCACCTGAAGCCGGTGCGACCAGTTCGTGGTCGACAACGGTGACGAGTCGAGCCAGCTGTGGGTGTAGCTGGTGCCGGCGACCTGGCCGTTGACCTCTTTGTCGCTACGCGGCACCACCACCAGCCAGCAGTGCCGTGGTTTCCCAGTGGTCTGGTCCACCACGCCACAGCCGAGACCGTAGGCCTCGGTGTTGGTCTGCACCTCGAAGTCGAGGTCGCCACCGCCATCGAGCCGCGTCTTGGCGAGCGGTACCTCGTTGGTCGTGCCGGCCGTGAAGAAGTCTCCGGGGGAAGTCGTCGTCGCCCCGGTCACCGAGCGGAACGGCACCGTGACCGCCGCCGCGCCCGGCGTCCGGTCGAACGGGTCTTCCAGCGGGTCGATCAGGCTGCCGTAGCTGAGCTGCCGGTTACGCAGAAACGCCCCGGACGCGGGATTGAGCTGTGAGGCGAGCCCCCCGTACTGGCACTGCTCGCGGTCGGGCCCGGCCGGGTCGTCGCCCCAGCATTGCATGACCTGCAGGAAGTTGGTGTAGAAGTTGCCTTCCGGTCCGGTCGGGGCTCCGCCGGTCCAGCTGAGGTGCACGGTCTGGTTGATGAGGTTCGTGGTCTGGCCGACCGTGACCTTCAGGCTCGCGAAGTCCCCGGTGCCGGAGACGGTGACCGCGGTGCCGGCGGGCGCGGCCTCTGCCGGCCCGAGCGCGAGCCCGACGCCGGCGACGGCCAGCACGGCCGCCAGCATCAGTCGCAGGATCCGGGTGATCACGGGTCCTCCCCATGGACGTAGTTTCTGCGCCGCAGCACCCGTGCCAGCACGGGCGGGGCGATGATCAGGCCGAGGAACAGCACGACGGCCAGGGTGGCGAACAGCGCCCAGGTCGCGTCGTCCTTCAGGTTCAGGGAAACCGGCTGGGCCAGCGCTCCGGACGACCCGTTGCTCGCGGACACCGGCAGGCCCGTGTTGGGATCGATCGCGGCGGGACCCCCGGCCCCGGGCGCATCCGCCGGTGCCGCGTCACCGGCGGGTGTCCCGTCCGGATTGGTCGCGCCGGGCCCGTTGGGCGTGCCGCTGCCGTTGGCCGCGGTGCCGCCGCGGACCGGAGTGGGCGTCTTGGCGCCGCCGGTGCCCTCGGTGCACTGCGTCACGCCGATCTTGTCGCAGCTCTTCGGGAAGGGCGCGGTCTTGGCGAGCAGGTTGGTGCCGTCCGCCGAGAACGTCGGGTTGTTGCATTTGCGGATGTCCGTGGGCTTCTTCGTCGAACCCGGGATCCGCGCCACCTGATTCAGACCGGCTTGCACGAGGTTGATCGGCAGCGGCGAATAGCCCAGGTTGTCCGCCTGTTGCTGCCCCTCGCAGAGGAAGTAGTAGGCGAAGTCCGACAGCGTTTTCCCCTTCACCTGGGTAAAAGGAGAGGCCGTCGTGGTCGGCAGGATCATGTAGCTGTAGCTGGACAACGGGTAGGTGCGCGAATCGTTGTTGTGGTAGACGCCGCCCAGCTCCTGGGTGAGGTCCGGCCTGATCCCCGCCCCCAGCAGCGCCACCGCGACACTGGGCGCCTTCGGTTCGATGTAGTACCCGGCCTTGTTGAGCACCTTGGCGATCGGGAAACCCGCGTTGCGCGCGTAGGAGTACTCGACGTAGGTGATCGCACCTTCGCTCTGGTCCTGCCGGGTGTAGTTGGTCACGCCCAGCGAGCCCGACTGGCCGATCATGGGCGAGACCAGCGGGAAAAAGGAGGTGAAACCGCACGGCGCGGCCCGTCCGGCACGGCGGCAGAACGCGTCCCACATCCCGCCGTACTCGCTGGCCATGTAGGCGGTGAACTGCGCGGTGGTGCCCGAACCGTCCGACCGGACCACCGGGATGATCTTGCGTGCGGGCAGCGCCAGCCCCGGGTTGTCCGCCTTGATCGCGGGGTCGGCCCAGTTAGTGATCGTGCCGGTGAAGATCCCGGTCAGCGTCTTGCCCGACAGCCGCAGGTTCGTCACCCGCGTGTTGCCGATCTTCAGGTTGTACATGAAGGCCGTGCCGCCGGCGACGATCGGCATGTAGGCGAACCCGCGCGCCGGGTTCGCGTCCAGCACGCCGCCATCGGTGAGGCCGTAGGGGATCTCCGACACCGCGAAGTCGACCTGACCGTTGCGGAAGTCGTTGCGGCCGGCCGTGGAACCGGTCGCGGAGAAGTTGATCCGCATGCCGTACTGCTCGACGTTCTTGCGCCATTGGTCGAGCGCGTTCGAACTCCACGTCGACCCGGAGCCGCTGATCGGCACGTACCCCTGCGCCATCGCGGGCTGCTGTCCGACGAACAGCAGCACGAGCACGGCCGCCAGCGCGGCGAAGCGCTTCACTGATCCTCTCCGTTCCGTTCGTTGATGCGCGCGATGAACCGTTCCCGGTCCGACATCGACGCGCGTTCGCGGCGTGCCCGCTGCCCGCGGGACAACTCGCCCGCGGGTCGCCCGCCGAGCACCCGTGCGAGCACGAACAGCACCAGCACGAGCAGCATCAGCACCGCCGCCGCACCGAACCCGCGTGCCTTCATCGCCTCCTCGGGCGAGGTGACGAGGCTGAAGGTGGCCAGGGGCAAGGAGATCATCGGGCCGCTGGTCGGGTCGGTGTTGAGGTAGGCGGTGAAGCCTGCGGTGATCAGCACCGGCGAGGTCTCGCCGATGCCGCGCGCGGTGCCCAGCAGGACCGCGGTCGTCAGGCCGGACCGGGCCGTGGGCAGCACGACATGCCAGACCGTGCGCAGCTGGCCGGCACCCAGCGCGAGGGAGGCCTCGCGCAGCGAGCCCGGCACCATCCGCAGCACCACGTCGGCCGCGCGGATCACGATCGGCAGCATCATCACGCTGATCGCGCAGCCCGCCGCGAGCCCGGACCGCTCCAGTCCCAGCGCGAGGATCAGCGCGGCGTACACGAACAGCCCGGCGATGATCGACGGCAACGCGGTCATCGCGTCCGTCACCGTGCGCACCAGCCGGGCGAACGTCCCCCTGGCCTCGTTGAGGAACACCGCGCACGTGACACCGAGCGGGATCACGATCGCGAGCGCGATCGCGATCTGCTCGAGCGTGCCGACCACCGCATGCAGAATTCCGCCCTGCGTCAGCGGATCGAGCGGGCCGGCGGTCGCCATGTCCTCGGTGAAGAAGTTGAGGTGCCGCAGCGCCGTGATGCCGCGCACCAGCGGGTAGCCGACGATCACGATGAGCCCGGCCAGTGCGACGAACGCCAGGCTGCACACGAGCACGCGGGCCAGCCGGTCGCGCACCGTCAGCGCGTTCTCCTCGAACGAGGTCAGCAACCCGTACAGGGCAAGGAACATGACCCATGCGATGACCAGGAATCCGATCACACCGCCGAATGGCGCGAGCCGGGTGAACACCAGCCACGTCACAGCGAGCGCGGCAGCGCCGGCGCCGATCAGCGCGACGACGTCGCCGCGATCCGCGGTGCCCGTCGAGCGGCGTCTCTCGCAACCATCCACAGTGGACATGACTCACGCCTCGCTTTCCCGGCCGGAGCGGCTGCGCGCGATGATCGCCGACGCGCCGAAGTTGACGACAAGAGTGAGTGCGAACAGGGCGAGGCCCGCGGCCATCAGCGCGGAGAGCCCGAACGGACTCGCCGCGCCCCACTGTTGCGCGATCAGCGCGGACACCGAGTTGGCGCCGCTCTGCAGGATGTGCGGCTGGATCGCGAACACCGGCGCGATGATCATGTACACCGCGATCGTCTCCCCCAGCGCCCGGCCGAGCGCCAGCATCGTCCCGCCGATCATCCCGCCACGCGCGAACGGCAGCACGACGGAACGGATCATGCCCCACTTGGTGGCGCCCAGCGCGTACGCGCCCTCCCGTTCACCGGGCGGCGCCTGGGAAAACGACTCACGCATCACCGAGCACGCGGTCGGCATCACCATCATGCCGACGATGAGCCCGGCGAAGAAAGTCGAGCTGGCGAACACCGTCTCGGTGCTCAGCGGGTCGTTCGCGTCGTATCCGTCCACTGTGAACAGCGGGATCCACGCGAGTCTCTGCGAGATCCACCGCGGCACTTCGAGCAGGTTCCACTGCAGGAAAACGGCGCCGAACAGGCCGTACACCACACTGGGCACCGCGGCCATCAGGTCGACCAGGCTGACCAGCAGCCGCTTCACCCCGCCCGGTGCGTACTCGGAGATGAACAGCGCCACCCCGAAGGCCAGCGGGAACGCCACGCACAGGGCGACGCCGGCGATCAGCACCGTGCCGGTGATCACCGCCGCGATGCCGAAGTTGCCCGAGTCCGGCTGCCACGCCTGCGTCGTGAGGAAGCCCCACCCGACCTTGCGCAACGCACCGAATCCGTTGGTCAGCAAGAAGATCCCGACCGTCACCATGATCACCAGGACGAGCAGCCCGGCGATCCGCAGCAGTCCGCGGAAGGCGAGGTCAGTGCCTCCCGGCGGCGCGACGCGGCGCCGCGACTCCTTCTCCGCAGGCGGGGTCGGCGACGTGAGCAAGCTGGTCATCGGCGCACCCCTCTCACTCTCTTAACGGCCGATTCACACGACTGGGTAAGGAAATCCAGTAAAGGAGGACAACTGGCCGCCGGATCATTAACTACGGACGAACAGGACCAGCGGTGGCGCATTTCCGAAGATTAGGTGCCAGTGCGGTCGAAAGAAACCGCGCGAAGATCAGCCACGTCCTGTACTTTCCCGGCAAGATCCTGGAATGCCGAACCCGCGTCGGAAGCCCGGATACGGCGTTGGTACTGACGGCCCGACACGGCCAGGTCGGCGGAGCCGGCCCGCAGCTGCCACCGCCACAGCCCCTGCCCGGTACGCACGGTCAGGATGCTCGCGGTGTCCACCACCCTGATCAG
This Amycolatopsis sulphurea DNA region includes the following protein-coding sequences:
- the pstA gene encoding phosphate ABC transporter permease PstA, with the protein product MSTVDGCERRRSTGTADRGDVVALIGAGAAALAVTWLVFTRLAPFGGVIGFLVIAWVMFLALYGLLTSFEENALTVRDRLARVLVCSLAFVALAGLIVIVGYPLVRGITALRHLNFFTEDMATAGPLDPLTQGGILHAVVGTLEQIAIALAIVIPLGVTCAVFLNEARGTFARLVRTVTDAMTALPSIIAGLFVYAALILALGLERSGLAAGCAISVMMLPIVIRAADVVLRMVPGSLREASLALGAGQLRTVWHVVLPTARSGLTTAVLLGTARGIGETSPVLITAGFTAYLNTDPTSGPMISLPLATFSLVTSPEEAMKARGFGAAAVLMLLVLVLFVLARVLGGRPAGELSRGQRARRERASMSDRERFIARINERNGEDQ
- the pstC gene encoding phosphate ABC transporter permease subunit PstC, which translates into the protein MTSLLTSPTPPAEKESRRRVAPPGGTDLAFRGLLRIAGLLVLVIMVTVGIFLLTNGFGALRKVGWGFLTTQAWQPDSGNFGIAAVITGTVLIAGVALCVAFPLAFGVALFISEYAPGGVKRLLVSLVDLMAAVPSVVYGLFGAVFLQWNLLEVPRWISQRLAWIPLFTVDGYDANDPLSTETVFASSTFFAGLIVGMMVMPTACSVMRESFSQAPPGEREGAYALGATKWGMIRSVVLPFARGGMIGGTMLALGRALGETIAVYMIIAPVFAIQPHILQSGANSVSALIAQQWGAASPFGLSALMAAGLALFALTLVVNFGASAIIARSRSGRESEA
- the pstS gene encoding phosphate ABC transporter substrate-binding protein PstS; the protein is MKRFAALAAVLVLLFVGQQPAMAQGYVPISGSGSTWSSNALDQWRKNVEQYGMRINFSATGSTAGRNDFRNGQVDFAVSEIPYGLTDGGVLDANPARGFAYMPIVAGGTAFMYNLKIGNTRVTNLRLSGKTLTGIFTGTITNWADPAIKADNPGLALPARKIIPVVRSDGSGTTAQFTAYMASEYGGMWDAFCRRAGRAAPCGFTSFFPLVSPMIGQSGSLGVTNYTRQDQSEGAITYVEYSYARNAGFPIAKVLNKAGYYIEPKAPSVAVALLGAGIRPDLTQELGGVYHNNDSRTYPLSSYSYMILPTTTASPFTQVKGKTLSDFAYYFLCEGQQQADNLGYSPLPINLVQAGLNQVARIPGSTKKPTDIRKCNNPTFSADGTNLLAKTAPFPKSCDKIGVTQCTEGTGGAKTPTPVRGGTAANGSGTPNGPGATNPDGTPAGDAAPADAPGAGGPAAIDPNTGLPVSASNGSSGALAQPVSLNLKDDATWALFATLAVVLFLGLIIAPPVLARVLRRRNYVHGEDP